The sequence TAGGTAATAAGAAAGGGAAGGGAGATATCACGAAATATCTCTCTCGTACAAAAGTGGGTGATACTCAGGCAGACTTCTTTCGTGCAGTTTCCATGCTTAGTTGAAGAGGTCTCtaattgaataagaaaataaaatattttataacgtaaataattattgacaatGAATGAGGATATCGAGGATCTTGCTTTTATGGTCAACCTAGTAATATGTTCCCTATTCTGCTGGGTCGAATCTTGTAAAGTTAATGTAGAAGCACCCGGAAGCAGAGGAGTAGATTTATGAAATTCTTATATTTGGTGAGGTATAGATGCTTTTTACGTATCATGTGGTTCCGGCTTGAGCGGGAAGGGGAGAGGGCATAAAATGTTGAAAGTTCTCTGGTTGCCTCTTGCAGTTAATCCTTGTTCAAGGTCACATGAGAGGATGAGCTACTCAGAAAGAATGTTATGGTTGCAGATAGTTGTAAAATCTCTCTGGTTGTGCTTTGTAGTTGATTGAGCTTTTCTTCAATGTCTAAGAAGACTTAAAGCTTGCAGATTTTGGTGGATTGTTATTGTCCATAGTATAGTTTGGATGAAGTTTGACTTTTACCATGTCCCAATCAAAGATCTCTAATCACAGAGAAATATGAAACTCTCAGTAACTTGATGCTGTTCCAgcattataattaatagttgGAGCATATTTATTAGAGATTAGTTGTCTCCATTTGAACAAAGTGGAAATAAGTTGCATCCCATGTATCAAGTTCTTCTCCAGTATGTCCTAGCAGAATCATGCTTATCTCTGAGATTTACATGGAGAAGACAAGAAAAGATGTTAACTTTGCTCTGGTTCtgtatttgagaaattttcatcttttgcAGATCAAGCTATCTCGCAGAATCTGGTAGAGGTACGTTTAGAGTGTAAGTTAGTTTTGGTACTTCTTAATCGTTAATCCATGTAAAATGCAAATATGTGGCATGCAAATTTTCTTCTGAAGTTTGAATCGTGTATTTCTCTTCTCCCTCTTCACTGCTCAGGTGAAGGAGTCAACAGAATCTCCATCTGTTTCACATCAATCCCCTGTAAAGCTATCTTCCTTGGCCCCTTCAGTTTCATCGATTTCAGCATCTCCTCGGTCTTCCCACAGTCACCTTCCTCCTCCAAACTTGACTCCTTCAAGATGGCATCACCGATCTCCCGGACATCAGCTATTACGTCACCTGTCAGATATCCGGATTCCAGAATACAAGTCGCCAACATTCTCAATTTCCGAAGAGGCCTCTTTGTTTGCTTGGGGAAATGAATCAACCAGGGGATCCAATGGGTCTTCAGATAGCTGGTCAATCCCTGTCTTTTCAGAGCACATGACTACTAGGAGAGAGAGGTGGTCATTTGATAGTGAAAACTCAGGCATCAGTAGGGACAAAGTCACCAGGTCTAGTGGCCGAAAATCAAGATCTACCTCTGATGATCTACAAACTTGTGGTGTTTGCACAAAACTTTTGACTGAGAGATCCTCATGGTCGTGGAGCagccaaaaattaatatcaactaATGAACTGGCTGTGGTTGCTGTTTTAACTTGCGGACATGCTTACCATGCTGAATGCTTGGAGCATATGACTCCTGAAACGGACAAGTATGACCCAGCTTGCCCAGTTTGTTCTTCTGGGGAGAAACGGACTGCTGAAAAGGCATTGAAAGCTGAACTGGATTTGAAGGCCAGAAAGAGATCTAGGAAACGTGTTGTTGACAGTGATCTGAGCAGTGATATTG comes from Sesamum indicum cultivar Zhongzhi No. 13 linkage group LG10, S_indicum_v1.0, whole genome shotgun sequence and encodes:
- the LOC105172906 gene encoding uncharacterized protein LOC105172906 isoform X3 → MWGFNTVLMFCQRHVRYSPSWSFRWDNRGRVAGEETPAYCLRDGGGGHQRVEVKSGTMVETTFASHEGGPLDSFRSPSEQKSPISERNAGSLRLPASDQAISQNLVEVKESTESPSVSHQSPVKLSSLAPSVSSISASPRSSHSHLPPPNLTPSRWHHRSPGHQLLRHLSDIRIPEYKSPTFSISEEASLFAWGNESTRGSNGSSDSWSIPVFSEHMTTRRERWSFDSENSGISRDKVTRSSGRKSRSTSDDLQTCGVCTKLLTERSSWSWSSQKLISTNELAVVAVLTCGHAYHAECLEHMTPETDKYDPACPVCSSGEKRTAEKALKAELDLKARKRSRKRVVDSDLSSDIVFDHHKQSGVEERSSKMGSSTSMKSSQGKPFLKRHFSFSLKPTRLLSENQSTQRKGFFWSRSSKN
- the LOC105172906 gene encoding uncharacterized protein LOC105172906 isoform X1 is translated as MGAVCCVAAKDKAIVNGSHSETLQRHVRYSPSWSFRWDNRGRVAGEETPAYCLRDGGGGHQRVEVKSGTMVETTFASHEGGPLDSFRSPSEQKSPISERNAGSLRLPASDQAISQNLVEVKESTESPSVSHQSPVKLSSLAPSVSSISASPRSSHSHLPPPNLTPSRWHHRSPGHQLLRHLSDIRIPEYKSPTFSISEEASLFAWGNESTRGSNGSSDSWSIPVFSEHMTTRRERWSFDSENSGISRDKVTRSSGRKSRSTSDDLQTCGVCTKLLTERSSWSWSSQKLISTNELAVVAVLTCGHAYHAECLEHMTPETDKYDPACPVCSSGEKRTAEKALKAELDLKARKRSRKRVVDSDLSSDIVFDHHKQSGVEERSSKMGSSTSMKSSQGKPFLKRHFSFSLKPTRLLSENQSTQRKGFFWSRSSKN
- the LOC105172906 gene encoding uncharacterized protein LOC105172906 isoform X2, which encodes MGAVCCVAAKDKAIVNGSHSETLQRHVRYSPSWSFRWDNRGRVAGEETPAYCLRDGGGGHQRVEVKSGTMVETTFASHEGGPLDSFRSPSEQKSPISERNADQAISQNLVEVKESTESPSVSHQSPVKLSSLAPSVSSISASPRSSHSHLPPPNLTPSRWHHRSPGHQLLRHLSDIRIPEYKSPTFSISEEASLFAWGNESTRGSNGSSDSWSIPVFSEHMTTRRERWSFDSENSGISRDKVTRSSGRKSRSTSDDLQTCGVCTKLLTERSSWSWSSQKLISTNELAVVAVLTCGHAYHAECLEHMTPETDKYDPACPVCSSGEKRTAEKALKAELDLKARKRSRKRVVDSDLSSDIVFDHHKQSGVEERSSKMGSSTSMKSSQGKPFLKRHFSFSLKPTRLLSENQSTQRKGFFWSRSSKN
- the LOC105172906 gene encoding uncharacterized protein LOC105172906 isoform X4; the encoded protein is MVETTFASHEGGPLDSFRSPSEQKSPISERNAGSLRLPASDQAISQNLVEVKESTESPSVSHQSPVKLSSLAPSVSSISASPRSSHSHLPPPNLTPSRWHHRSPGHQLLRHLSDIRIPEYKSPTFSISEEASLFAWGNESTRGSNGSSDSWSIPVFSEHMTTRRERWSFDSENSGISRDKVTRSSGRKSRSTSDDLQTCGVCTKLLTERSSWSWSSQKLISTNELAVVAVLTCGHAYHAECLEHMTPETDKYDPACPVCSSGEKRTAEKALKAELDLKARKRSRKRVVDSDLSSDIVFDHHKQSGVEERSSKMGSSTSMKSSQGKPFLKRHFSFSLKPTRLLSENQSTQRKGFFWSRSSKN